The Thermodesulfobacteriota bacterium genome window below encodes:
- a CDS encoding response regulator, which translates to MPKQILIVDDEPSIIVPVQFLMEQNGYEVMVAFSGEEAMEIIAEKKVDLILLDIMLPVIDGFEVCQRVRENPRWDGIKIILLTALGSDANVEKGLALGADAYITKPFSNIEIVDKVKQLLEK; encoded by the coding sequence ATGCCGAAACAAATACTTATTGTAGATGATGAGCCTAGTATAATCGTACCGGTACAGTTTCTGATGGAACAAAACGGCTATGAAGTAATGGTCGCCTTTAGCGGTGAAGAAGCAATGGAAATCATTGCTGAAAAAAAGGTGGATCTGATTCTGCTCGATATTATGCTGCCGGTTATTGATGGTTTTGAAGTCTGCCAGCGGGTTCGTGAAAACCCCCGGTGGGATGGGATAAAAATTATTCTGTTAACTGCTCTTGGCAGCGACGCAAATGTTGAAAAGGGTTTGGCCCTTGGAGCGGATGCGTATATTACCAAACCTTTTTCGAATATTGAAATAGTTGATAAAGTTAAACAACTACTTGAAAAATAA
- a CDS encoding propionyl-CoA synthetase, whose product MTNPYDEAFEKSIKDPDSFWAEAAEDCHWYKKWDKVLDDSNKPYYRWFTGGEINTCYNALDFHIENGLGNQDALIYDSPVTNTIKKYTYNELRDEVAVFAGVLAAQGVKKGDRVLIYMPMIAESAIAMLACARLGAVHSVVFGGFAAKELAVRIDDAKPKIIVSASCGIEVAKVIAYKPLLDEAINMASAKPEKCIILQRPMETAPLVDGRDLDWNDVMAEAKPHDCVPVAATDPLYILYTSGTTGIPKGVVRDNGGHVVALKWTMKNIYNVDKGDVYWAASDVGWVVGHSYIVYGPLFKGCTTILFEGKPVGTPDAGVFWRVISEHKVKTMFTAPTAFRAIKREDPSAELMKKYDLSNFKALFLAGERLDPDTLKWAESNIGCPVIDHWWQTETGWAICANCLGIHHFPVKEGSPTKPAPGWDVKVVDPDNNLVKSGEIGALVVKLPLPPGTLPTLWNRDEAFIEAYLKEFPGYYKTADAGFIDEDGYVFVMTRTDDIINVAGHRLSTGGMEEVLSDHPDVAECAVLGVDDKLKGQIPIGFLVLNAGVTRNQDEIIKEVVQMVRDRIGPVASFKTATVVKRLPKTRSGKILRGTIQKIADNKEWNMPATIDDPATLGEMEEALEGIGYAKARK is encoded by the coding sequence ATGACCAATCCGTATGATGAGGCTTTTGAAAAATCGATTAAAGACCCGGACAGTTTCTGGGCGGAAGCGGCTGAGGATTGCCACTGGTACAAAAAATGGGATAAGGTGCTGGACGATTCCAATAAGCCGTACTACCGATGGTTTACCGGTGGTGAAATCAACACCTGTTACAACGCGCTTGATTTTCATATTGAAAACGGCTTGGGTAATCAGGATGCCCTGATTTATGACAGCCCGGTCACCAATACGATAAAAAAATACACGTATAATGAACTGCGGGATGAGGTGGCTGTATTTGCCGGTGTGCTGGCCGCCCAGGGGGTAAAAAAGGGGGACCGGGTACTTATATATATGCCGATGATTGCCGAATCGGCCATTGCAATGCTGGCCTGCGCGCGTCTTGGCGCAGTTCATTCTGTGGTATTTGGAGGTTTTGCCGCCAAGGAGCTGGCCGTAAGAATTGATGATGCCAAGCCCAAGATCATTGTATCCGCATCCTGCGGTATTGAAGTTGCCAAAGTGATTGCTTACAAACCTCTCCTTGATGAAGCCATAAACATGGCATCGGCTAAGCCGGAAAAATGTATTATCTTGCAACGACCCATGGAAACCGCACCCCTGGTTGACGGCCGTGACCTTGATTGGAATGATGTCATGGCAGAGGCAAAGCCCCACGACTGTGTTCCGGTTGCAGCGACGGATCCGCTTTATATTTTATATACATCAGGAACCACCGGCATACCCAAAGGCGTGGTTCGGGACAACGGCGGACATGTCGTCGCCCTTAAGTGGACCATGAAAAATATATATAATGTGGACAAAGGAGATGTATACTGGGCGGCATCTGATGTGGGCTGGGTCGTCGGACACTCCTATATCGTTTACGGGCCGCTTTTTAAAGGTTGCACCACCATACTGTTTGAAGGCAAGCCTGTAGGCACACCGGATGCCGGAGTGTTCTGGAGGGTCATATCAGAGCATAAAGTAAAAACCATGTTTACCGCCCCAACCGCCTTCCGGGCGATCAAACGTGAAGATCCCAGCGCTGAATTGATGAAGAAATATGATCTGTCAAACTTTAAAGCCCTTTTTCTTGCAGGTGAACGGTTGGATCCGGATACGTTAAAATGGGCGGAATCGAATATCGGTTGTCCGGTTATCGATCACTGGTGGCAGACCGAGACAGGTTGGGCCATTTGTGCAAACTGCCTGGGTATTCATCACTTTCCGGTAAAAGAAGGTTCGCCAACCAAACCGGCGCCGGGATGGGATGTCAAAGTGGTTGATCCGGATAACAATCTGGTAAAATCAGGAGAAATAGGAGCCCTGGTGGTGAAACTCCCCCTGCCTCCGGGAACACTTCCAACCCTGTGGAACAGAGATGAGGCTTTTATTGAAGCCTACCTTAAAGAGTTTCCGGGGTATTACAAGACCGCTGATGCCGGTTTTATCGATGAGGACGGATATGTCTTTGTGATGACCCGGACGGACGACATCATTAATGTAGCCGGTCACCGTTTATCAACCGGCGGCATGGAAGAAGTCCTGTCCGACCATCCTGATGTTGCGGAATGTGCCGTTCTTGGCGTGGATGATAAGTTGAAAGGCCAAATTCCCATTGGATTTCTGGTACTCAATGCAGGCGTGACCCGTAACCAGGATGAAATCATCAAAGAAGTCGTCCAAATGGTGCGCGATCGAATAGGGCCGGTTGCTTCCTTTAAAACCGCCACAGTGGTCAAACGCCTTCCCAAGACCCGTTCAGGCAAGATCTTAAGGGGTACCATTCAGAAAATTGCAGATAACAAGGAATGGAACATGCCTGCAACCATTGACGATCCGGCAACTTTAGGTGAAATGGAAGAAGCGCTGGAAGGTATCGGCTATGCAAAGGCTAGAAAATAG
- a CDS encoding sodium:solute symporter family protein, which translates to MSGTTWVYIMLGIYIIYCFYWGLKGYFTEKTSAGYAIAGRSIPFFAFLLAATAASFSGWTFIGHPGLIWRDGLAYAFASFYVLTIPITGTFFNKRVWLMGKRYGFITPGDMYAYYFNSEFLRFLVVLTAVLYSLFYSAVQLMASAALFHIIAGVPVAFGAIFMGFIVWFYVCTGGLKASTWVGVIQFVLLVGGIILLGFFVVTGPKFGGWEKFSAAVAALDVRFLEVPRVINWGLGGAEGETAWTAVMVLTYMFALMGIQSSPAFTMWTFGIKSPKPLAWQQAFMSTFVVGFALFFFTAFQGMGAKVLEVAGDPNFQNLTQATVVPTLMKEFLPPFVLGIVFLGAIAAIHSTAAPYIGTGGSILLRDLYWRYIRKQEAGHAEQIWVNRILATLLTAGALTVGLTSKAALVILGAFATAFGFVMYVLLVGVIWGFRFPSIGAVLGVLAGMIAVWITYSIWPRPLSMHAAFWGTFSGLVVAYICRGLGFKDNEETIKRQNEVRAFLDDIDAPSESGKAWRKVMLFVVPVWYFFAIGPACILGNKAFSFSGFTPLWSWQIFWWILGIIMMWALCFKAQMSTLSDDRIERMETETMTVVKEA; encoded by the coding sequence ATGAGTGGAACCACTTGGGTTTACATAATGCTTGGCATTTATATTATTTATTGTTTTTACTGGGGGTTAAAAGGTTATTTTACCGAAAAAACCTCCGCGGGATATGCCATTGCGGGCCGGTCTATCCCATTTTTCGCATTTTTGCTCGCGGCCACCGCCGCCTCCTTTTCCGGGTGGACATTTATCGGTCACCCGGGTCTGATCTGGCGTGACGGTTTGGCCTATGCCTTTGCCTCATTCTATGTGCTGACCATTCCGATTACCGGAACGTTTTTTAACAAGAGGGTGTGGCTCATGGGCAAACGATACGGATTTATTACACCCGGAGACATGTATGCCTATTATTTCAATTCAGAGTTTCTCAGATTTCTGGTTGTTTTGACCGCGGTGTTATACTCTCTGTTTTATTCCGCCGTTCAACTGATGGCCTCGGCCGCACTGTTTCATATCATTGCCGGTGTTCCAGTCGCATTTGGTGCCATTTTTATGGGATTCATCGTATGGTTCTATGTATGCACCGGCGGACTGAAAGCAAGCACCTGGGTAGGCGTGATTCAGTTTGTGCTCCTGGTGGGTGGTATCATTCTGCTTGGATTTTTCGTTGTGACCGGTCCCAAGTTCGGAGGCTGGGAAAAATTTTCCGCCGCAGTGGCTGCGCTGGATGTAAGGTTTCTGGAGGTTCCCCGTGTAATCAACTGGGGTCTTGGCGGGGCGGAAGGCGAAACAGCATGGACGGCTGTCATGGTTTTGACTTACATGTTCGCCCTGATGGGCATTCAGTCCTCTCCGGCATTTACCATGTGGACCTTTGGTATCAAATCACCCAAGCCGCTTGCCTGGCAGCAGGCGTTTATGTCCACCTTTGTGGTCGGCTTTGCCCTGTTCTTCTTCACCGCATTTCAGGGAATGGGGGCCAAAGTGCTTGAAGTGGCCGGTGATCCGAATTTTCAGAATTTAACTCAGGCCACGGTGGTACCCACCCTGATGAAGGAATTTCTGCCGCCATTCGTGCTCGGTATCGTTTTTCTCGGTGCCATCGCAGCCATCCACTCCACGGCTGCACCTTATATCGGCACCGGCGGTTCCATTTTGCTGCGGGACCTTTACTGGCGGTATATCAGAAAACAGGAAGCCGGACATGCTGAGCAGATTTGGGTAAACCGTATTTTAGCCACACTGCTTACCGCAGGTGCCCTTACCGTTGGATTGACATCAAAAGCGGCGCTGGTTATTTTGGGAGCCTTTGCAACGGCATTCGGCTTTGTCATGTATGTGCTTCTAGTGGGAGTCATCTGGGGTTTCAGGTTCCCATCCATCGGTGCGGTTTTAGGTGTTTTGGCCGGCATGATTGCTGTTTGGATTACCTATAGCATCTGGCCCAGACCACTTTCCATGCATGCAGCATTCTGGGGAACATTTTCCGGACTCGTTGTGGCCTATATTTGCCGAGGACTCGGATTTAAAGACAATGAAGAGACCATAAAGAGGCAAAATGAGGTGCGCGCCTTTCTGGATGATATTGACGCGCCCAGCGAAAGCGGGAAGGCATGGCGCAAGGTGATGCTGTTTGTGGTACCGGTATGGTACTTCTTTGCCATAGGACCCGCATGTATTCTGGGCAACAAGGCATTTTCCTTTTCCGGCTTCACCCCGCTGTGGTCATGGCAGATATTCTGGTGGATTCTCGGTATAATTATGATGTGGGCTCTGTGTTTCAAAGCTCAAATGTCGACACTGTCTGATGACCGGATTGAACGTATGGAAACCGAGACCATGACCGTGGTCAAGGAAGCGTAA
- a CDS encoding exonuclease domain-containing protein produces MSEFLKRNFLYIFTAVFLLLAGLGFGLDWVFRFYILPLDKLAEESVLIHSTNPSHRIQLEGSREVVRLAKVINEWAERFEKEQNNIDERIQQARAESEEEKNILAALMAELPEGVIICNREGQILLYNKRAKRFLIGDKDNEYREAAGSKESGRFIGLGRSVFSIIDKNLIVHAVDEIADKLKRKETDAASYFVVADKQDRLLRVEAAPILNNNREFKGFILTLHDITQQFESDSRIDFLLQSLRRGIRGSLASLRAAIEAIREFPDMERSQLDIFRKIIHEESLMIGKIVDKADSDSNCRIRTRWPLVHIKADDMLEAVRRKTKDKLDVQINIKKCSEKINIQVDSYSIVLATLFLLDKLKNETNTDEFDCIFEKKGRFINLDWLWRGSPVKIETLKKWDEQFISVDNESIPLTLKEVIKHHDGELWSYSCKDSRKSYIRLLLPATEALQQKNLGNLTILPESRPEFYDFDLFNQPGQNTKQDNRTLDELSYTVFDTETTGLNPSQGDEIISIGAVRIINCHLLNEENFDQLIDPGRPLPFESIQIHGIKPDMLQNQPTIDKVLPLFHQFAEDTILVAHNAAFDMRMLQVKEEATGVQFLNPVLDTLLLSSVVHPFQEDHNMEAIAERLGISIVGRHTALGDAIATGEIFLKLIPLLAKQGIHTLKQARLASRKSFYARKKY; encoded by the coding sequence TTGAGCGAATTTTTAAAACGGAATTTTTTATACATATTTACCGCTGTTTTTCTATTGTTGGCCGGTCTGGGGTTTGGTCTTGACTGGGTGTTTCGTTTCTATATCCTTCCCCTGGACAAACTTGCCGAAGAAAGTGTTTTGATTCATTCAACCAACCCATCCCATCGTATTCAGCTGGAAGGAAGCCGGGAGGTGGTGCGTCTTGCCAAAGTGATCAACGAATGGGCAGAACGTTTTGAAAAAGAACAAAACAACATAGATGAAAGAATCCAGCAGGCAAGGGCAGAATCCGAAGAAGAAAAAAATATTCTTGCAGCCTTAATGGCTGAATTGCCCGAAGGTGTCATCATCTGCAACCGTGAAGGGCAGATTCTTTTATACAACAAACGGGCCAAAAGATTCCTTATCGGAGATAAGGATAACGAATACCGTGAAGCCGCTGGTAGTAAAGAATCGGGTCGTTTTATCGGGCTTGGACGATCGGTTTTCAGTATCATTGACAAAAACCTCATTGTACATGCCGTAGACGAGATTGCTGACAAATTAAAACGCAAGGAAACGGATGCGGCTTCTTATTTTGTGGTGGCAGATAAGCAAGACCGTCTTCTGCGTGTTGAGGCCGCCCCTATTCTCAATAATAATAGGGAATTTAAAGGATTTATCCTCACCCTTCACGATATCACCCAGCAATTCGAATCCGACAGCCGAATAGATTTTCTGTTGCAATCTTTGCGAAGAGGAATTCGGGGATCACTGGCGAGTTTACGTGCGGCAATTGAAGCAATCCGCGAATTTCCCGATATGGAAAGATCCCAGCTTGATATTTTCAGAAAAATTATACATGAAGAATCGCTGATGATCGGTAAAATAGTTGACAAAGCCGATTCTGATTCGAATTGCCGTATCCGCACCCGCTGGCCGCTGGTTCATATAAAGGCCGACGACATGCTTGAGGCGGTCAGGCGAAAAACCAAAGATAAACTTGATGTTCAAATTAATATTAAAAAATGCAGCGAAAAAATCAATATTCAAGTCGACAGTTACTCGATCGTTTTAGCCACTCTTTTTCTGCTGGATAAGTTAAAAAATGAGACCAATACCGATGAGTTTGACTGCATTTTTGAAAAAAAAGGGCGGTTTATCAATCTCGACTGGCTGTGGCGCGGAAGTCCGGTGAAAATCGAAACACTTAAAAAATGGGATGAGCAGTTTATTTCCGTTGATAATGAAAGCATCCCGTTAACTTTAAAAGAGGTCATCAAACATCATGATGGAGAGCTCTGGTCTTATTCATGTAAAGATTCCAGGAAATCTTATATTCGCTTGCTGCTTCCGGCCACCGAAGCTTTGCAGCAGAAAAATCTGGGAAATCTGACCATACTGCCTGAAAGCAGACCGGAATTTTATGACTTCGATCTGTTTAACCAGCCCGGACAAAATACCAAGCAGGATAACCGGACTTTGGATGAACTTTCATATACTGTTTTTGATACGGAAACAACCGGCTTAAACCCTTCACAAGGGGATGAAATCATTTCGATCGGTGCCGTACGTATTATAAATTGCCATCTGCTGAATGAAGAAAATTTCGATCAGTTAATCGATCCCGGAAGACCGTTGCCTTTTGAATCGATACAGATACATGGAATTAAACCCGACATGCTTCAAAACCAGCCCACCATCGACAAGGTGCTCCCTTTATTTCACCAATTTGCCGAAGACACCATTCTGGTTGCCCACAATGCGGCTTTTGATATGCGCATGTTGCAGGTAAAAGAGGAAGCGACAGGTGTTCAATTTTTAAATCCTGTATTGGATACCCTGCTCCTTTCTTCTGTGGTTCATCCTTTTCAGGAAGATCACAATATGGAAGCCATAGCTGAAAGGTTGGGCATAAGTATTGTTGGCAGGCATACCGCTTTAGGAGATGCGATTGCAACGGGTGAAATTTTTCTTAAATTGATTCCGCTTTTGGCCAAGCAGGGAATACACACTTTGAAACAAGCCAGACTGGCCTCCAGAAAGTCTTTTTATGCCCGAAAGAAATATTGA
- a CDS encoding DNA photolyase — translation MQPLKIYIDQQVADLPLTEAILSRFKCPSVIVSNEKQVYRAILQAKDPVQKAKEILFLTQNRGAFVKKCPGTSYYTCCGYQILHIGTFCSMDCSYCILQSYFHPPVLQYFVNHQNLLLELDQLFTQKKINRIGTGEFTDSMIWEPWTDLSSLLVPKFASQSNTVLELKTKTTAINGLKQLRHNRKTIVSWSLNTNKVIHGEERNTASLSARLKAAAKCESWGYPVSFHFDPMVIYDGCEEDYQQVIEQIFSHVSAENIVWISLGTFRYMPSLKTIIQTRFPDSKIIYGEFISGMDGKMRYFKPLRINLYSKILSWIREYSPNVMVYFCMEDEEVWNKSFGFIPSDRGGLPKMLDKSAVYHCGLDADYLDG, via the coding sequence GTGCAGCCGTTAAAAATCTATATTGATCAACAAGTTGCAGACCTCCCCTTAACTGAAGCCATCCTGTCGAGGTTTAAATGTCCCTCTGTAATCGTTTCAAATGAAAAGCAGGTTTATCGCGCCATCCTCCAGGCGAAGGATCCGGTACAAAAGGCAAAGGAAATCCTTTTCCTGACTCAAAACAGAGGCGCTTTTGTTAAAAAATGCCCGGGCACCAGTTATTATACCTGCTGTGGTTATCAAATTCTGCATATCGGAACTTTCTGCAGCATGGACTGTTCCTACTGTATTTTGCAGTCCTATTTTCACCCCCCGGTTCTCCAATATTTTGTCAACCATCAGAACCTTTTGTTAGAATTGGACCAACTGTTTACCCAAAAAAAGATCAACAGAATAGGAACCGGAGAGTTTACCGACAGTATGATATGGGAGCCATGGACCGACCTTTCAAGCCTGCTGGTGCCTAAATTTGCCAGCCAGTCGAATACGGTGCTGGAGCTGAAAACCAAAACCACGGCTATCAATGGGCTGAAACAGCTTCGGCACAACCGAAAAACCATAGTGTCCTGGTCCCTCAACACAAATAAGGTGATTCATGGTGAAGAACGAAATACCGCATCACTTTCAGCCAGACTCAAAGCTGCGGCAAAATGTGAATCCTGGGGCTACCCGGTTTCCTTTCATTTTGATCCCATGGTTATTTATGACGGATGTGAAGAGGATTACCAGCAGGTGATTGAACAGATATTTTCCCATGTTTCTGCTGAAAATATTGTGTGGATAAGCCTCGGCACTTTTCGTTATATGCCGTCTTTAAAAACCATCATCCAGACACGTTTTCCTGATTCCAAGATAATATACGGCGAATTTATTTCTGGAATGGACGGTAAAATGAGGTATTTTAAACCGTTACGAATCAATCTTTACAGTAAAATATTAAGTTGGATAAGGGAATATTCACCGAATGTGATGGTTTATTTTTGTATGGAAGATGAAGAGGTATGGAATAAATCTTTTGGATTTATTCCATCTGATCGAGGCGGTTTGCCGAAAATGCTGGATAAAAGTGCGGTGTATCACTGTGGACTGGATGCAGACTATTTGGATGGATGA
- a CDS encoding sensor histidine kinase, which yields MLKAEAILFFSFGYMGLLFAIAFFGDKHAKIGRSIVSNPYIYTLSLAVFCTAWTFYGSVGRAAATGIGFLPTYIGPTLMAALGWFVLRKLIRISKIHRITSIADFIASRYGKSSFLASVVTIIAVLGVIPYISLQLKAISTSFLIIKEYPIITMPGHFAEIPVHKDTAFYVALLLAIFTILFGTRHLDATERHEGLVAAIAFESIVKLIAFLAVGIFVTYGIYSGFGDIIERATKTPELKQAFTIGTWSGSYINWSIYIFLSMMAVLFLPRQFQIAVVENVDEEHLKKAIWLFPLYLFAINIFVLPIAFGGMLHFVEGNVDADFFVLTLPMSEHKEAIALLVFIGGMSAATGMVIVATIALSTMICNDLLMPVLLRLQFFNLATKGDLSHFLLTIRRGSILLVLLLGYAYFRLIGEYYTLVSIGLISFTAAAQFAPAILGGIFWKGGTRSGALSGLILGFLVWAYTLVFPSLVLAGFLPKRFITEGPFGFLLLRPFQLFGLQGFDHITHAVFWSMLINTTAYVGVSLFSRASAIEHTQAALFVDVFKYSEKPEKSSFWRGTASVKDLKALLRRFLGKNKSDKELSFYAKKHNIIWKNKSTADADMVSYAENLLAGAIGSASARIMVSSVVKEEPLGIDEVMNILDETRVVIAYSRELERATADLQAANKRLKELDRLKDEFISTVTHEFRTPLTSVRSIAEILHENPNIDDEQKKNFSAIIIKEADRLTRLIVQVLDFQKIESGKIYWEISPVDFKEVIKDAISATGSLIEEKKIKVDLNLPDTINLIDGDRDRLIQVMVNLISNAVKFCPDTWGIIAIDLIVKPDHLKINVKDNGIGISRQNQKIVFQEFRQVKDSSMGRPPGSGLGLSITKRIIDFHKGKIWVKSKSGKGSTFSFTLPF from the coding sequence ATGCTAAAAGCAGAAGCCATACTTTTCTTTTCTTTCGGATATATGGGGCTTCTATTCGCCATTGCATTCTTTGGTGATAAGCATGCTAAAATTGGTCGCAGTATTGTAAGTAATCCATATATTTATACTCTCTCTCTGGCTGTTTTTTGTACTGCCTGGACTTTTTACGGTAGCGTCGGCCGTGCTGCAGCCACCGGCATAGGATTTTTACCCACTTATATCGGCCCGACCCTGATGGCGGCACTGGGATGGTTTGTGTTGCGAAAGCTCATACGTATCAGCAAGATACACCGCATTACCTCCATTGCCGATTTTATTGCTTCACGATACGGCAAAAGCTCATTTCTGGCAAGTGTGGTTACCATAATTGCGGTTTTGGGTGTCATTCCTTATATCTCACTCCAGCTAAAGGCTATTTCAACCAGCTTTTTGATCATCAAAGAATATCCAATTATTACCATGCCGGGTCATTTTGCCGAAATCCCGGTACATAAAGACACCGCTTTTTATGTCGCTCTGCTTCTGGCCATATTTACCATTCTTTTTGGGACGCGCCATCTTGATGCCACCGAACGACATGAAGGACTGGTGGCTGCCATTGCCTTTGAGTCTATTGTCAAACTGATTGCTTTCCTGGCGGTGGGCATATTTGTTACCTACGGGATTTACAGCGGTTTTGGCGATATCATTGAAAGAGCCACCAAGACACCTGAGTTAAAACAAGCATTTACCATCGGCACATGGAGCGGCTCGTATATTAACTGGAGTATATATATATTCCTTTCCATGATGGCTGTTTTATTTCTTCCACGTCAATTTCAGATCGCAGTGGTGGAGAATGTAGATGAAGAGCATTTAAAAAAGGCCATCTGGCTTTTCCCCTTATATTTATTCGCCATTAATATTTTTGTTCTACCGATTGCATTCGGCGGTATGCTCCATTTTGTGGAGGGAAACGTAGATGCTGATTTTTTTGTGTTAACCCTTCCAATGTCTGAACACAAGGAAGCCATCGCGCTGCTGGTTTTTATCGGAGGAATGTCTGCTGCAACCGGTATGGTAATTGTTGCCACTATCGCTCTTTCAACAATGATATGTAACGATCTGTTGATGCCGGTACTGCTCCGTTTACAATTCTTCAACCTTGCAACCAAGGGCGATTTGAGCCATTTTCTTTTGACCATTCGCCGTGGCAGTATCTTGCTGGTACTTTTACTGGGTTATGCCTATTTTCGATTAATCGGTGAGTATTATACTTTGGTTTCCATTGGGCTCATCTCCTTTACAGCCGCAGCCCAATTTGCTCCGGCAATTTTAGGGGGTATCTTCTGGAAAGGCGGGACACGATCCGGTGCACTCAGCGGGTTGATTCTGGGTTTTCTGGTGTGGGCTTACACACTTGTTTTTCCATCGCTCGTTTTGGCGGGATTTTTACCCAAAAGGTTTATTACTGAAGGACCTTTCGGTTTTTTGCTGCTGAGGCCTTTTCAGCTGTTTGGCCTGCAAGGATTTGATCACATCACCCATGCAGTTTTCTGGAGCATGCTTATTAATACAACCGCTTATGTGGGCGTATCGCTTTTTAGTCGTGCAAGCGCCATAGAACATACCCAGGCTGCTTTATTTGTGGATGTGTTTAAGTATTCTGAAAAACCGGAAAAATCATCTTTTTGGAGAGGAACGGCATCGGTCAAGGATCTCAAAGCTTTGCTCAGACGGTTTTTAGGAAAAAATAAAAGCGATAAAGAGTTATCTTTTTATGCCAAAAAGCATAATATTATATGGAAAAATAAATCCACTGCCGATGCCGATATGGTCAGTTATGCGGAAAATTTGCTGGCAGGGGCCATAGGATCAGCATCCGCACGCATCATGGTATCATCTGTTGTAAAAGAAGAGCCTCTTGGCATAGACGAAGTAATGAACATTCTTGATGAAACGCGTGTGGTTATTGCCTACAGCCGTGAACTGGAAAGGGCAACCGCGGATCTTCAAGCCGCCAACAAACGTCTGAAAGAGCTAGACCGGCTGAAAGATGAGTTTATCTCAACAGTTACCCATGAATTTCGTACGCCTCTCACCTCAGTACGATCCATTGCCGAAATACTCCACGAAAATCCAAACATCGATGATGAACAGAAAAAAAACTTTTCAGCGATTATTATTAAGGAGGCGGACAGGTTAACCCGATTAATCGTGCAGGTTCTGGATTTTCAAAAAATTGAATCAGGTAAAATATATTGGGAAATTTCCCCGGTTGACTTTAAAGAAGTCATTAAAGATGCCATTTCGGCCACCGGCAGCCTCATAGAAGAGAAAAAAATTAAAGTTGATCTAAATCTGCCTGATACCATCAATCTGATTGATGGTGATCGAGATCGTCTGATACAGGTGATGGTCAACCTGATTTCCAATGCGGTAAAATTTTGCCCCGACACATGGGGAATCATCGCTATTGACCTTATAGTCAAACCGGATCATCTGAAAATCAACGTAAAAGACAACGGAATCGGAATAAGTCGACAAAACCAGAAGATTGTTTTTCAAGAATTTCGGCAGGTTAAGGATTCTTCCATGGGGCGTCCACCGGGAAGTGGGTTGGGCCTTTCAATTACCAAGCGAATTATTGATTTCCATAAAGGAAAAATCTGGGTGAAAAGTAAGTCCGGAAAAGGCTCCACTTTTTCCTTTACCTTGCCGTTTTAG